One Phragmites australis chromosome 23, lpPhrAust1.1, whole genome shotgun sequence DNA window includes the following coding sequences:
- the LOC133905817 gene encoding acyl transferase 1-like, with the protein MAVTFTTRRHEAELVTPAAPTPRELKYLSDIDNQSTLRFYATIVQFFRSQPANHNQRPHRDPVAAIRSALAEALVYYYPVAGRLRELPPDGRLVVECTAEGVVFVEADADVSLAQLGEPLLPPYPCVEELLCDLGDSGVVVGNPLAFFQVTRFSSGGFAVGVHFCHNMFDGFGLIQFIEAVGDLARGEAQPTMLPVWERELLTSHDQPRITHANLAYEPLSNGAAGTDDAMQMTRPGDMVGRYFFFGPAEIAAMRSNVPAELAQSSTVFEILAAAVWRCRTAALGYAPDQRVRFMFTCNARGRWKRHPPIPRGYYGNAMVWPVAETTAAELCNNPLGYTLQLVRKAKFDVNDEYVRSAVDMMALRKWPPLVTEQTYLVSSVTAIGADKIDFGWSKAVGSGIPMTGHIMLKFVSCFMKCKNADGEDCTVVPMYLPVTAMDKFAAQISVWSKKPANKKATRSSL; encoded by the exons ATGGCGGTGACCTTCACTACTCGCCGGCATGAGGCGGAGCTGGTGACACCGGCAGCGCCAACACCCCGCGAGCTCAAGTACCTCTCTGACATCGACAACCAGAGCACCTTGCGGTTCTACGCCACCATTGTTCAGTTCTTCCGCAGTCAACCCGCCAACCACAACCAGAGGCCGCATCGTGACCCTGTTGCGGCCATCAGGTCAGCCCTCGCGGAAGCCCTGGTATACTACTACCCGGTCGCTGGCCGGCTGAGGGAGCTCCCGCCAGATGGCAGGCTGGTGGTGGAGTGCACGGCGGAGGGCGTCGTGTTTGTGGAGGCTGACGCTGACGTGAGCCTCGCTCAGCTCGGCGAGCCTCTGCTGCCGCCGTACCCGTGCGTTGAGGAGCTCCTCTGTGACCTCGGTGATAGTGGGGTCGTCGTTGGAAATCCATTGGCCTTCTTTCAG GTGACCCGTTTTAGCTCTGGAGGTTTCGCGGTCGGCGTGCATTTTTGCCACAACATGTTCGATGGCTTCGGATTGATCCAATTCATTGAAGCTGTCGGCGACCTCGCTCGCGGTGAGGCACAACCGACGATGCTCCCGGTGTGGGAGCGGGAGCTCCTGACATCTCATGACCAGCCGCGCATCACGCATGCGAACCTGGCCTATGAGCCGCTCAGCAACGGCGCTGCTGGAACCGACGACGCGATGCAGATGACGCGGCCAGGAGACATGGTAGGCCGGTACTTCTTCTTCGGCCCGGCGGAGATAGCCGCCATGCGGAGCAATGTCCCGGCAGAACTCGCCCAGTCCAGCACCGTCTTTGAGATACTGGCGGCCGCGGTGTGGCGGTGCCGCACGGCGGCGCTAGGGTACGCCCCTGACCAGCGCGTGCGTTTCATGTTCACCTGCAACGCCCGTGGCAGATGGAAACGCCACCCGCCGATCCCACGGGGCTACTACGGGAACGCCATGGTCTGGCCGGTCGCGGAGACCACTGCCGCTGAGCTCTGCAATAACCCCCTCGGCTACACGCTCCAGCTGGTGCGCAAGGCCAAGTTCGACGTCAACGACGAGTATGTGAGGTCGGCGGTGGACATGATGGCGCTCCGGAAGTGGCCGCCTCTCGTGACGGAGCAGACCTACCTAGTGTCTAGCGTTACGGCCATTGGGGCCGATAAGATCGACTTCGGATGGAGCAAGGCCGTCGGTAGCGGCATACCGATGACAGGACACATCATGCTCAAGTTTGTCAGCTGTTTCATGAAGTGCAAGAACGCTGACGGCGAGGACTGCACGGTGGTGCCGATGTATTTGCCGGTGACGGCAATGGACAAGTTTGCCGCGCAGATCTCCGTTTGGTCCAAGAAACCAGCAAATAAGAAGGCCACAAGGAGCTCCCTCTAG